The following proteins are co-located in the Methanobacterium petrolearium genome:
- a CDS encoding zinc ribbon domain-containing protein: protein MIFENCRTENPEGARFCMECGLALEKYAEACPVCGTVNPPDAKFCMGCGLNLEEIVMTSSETNKRLIFIESNYI from the coding sequence ATAATTTTTGAAAACTGCAGAACAGAAAATCCCGAGGGAGCACGCTTCTGCATGGAGTGTGGTTTAGCCCTGGAAAAATATGCCGAGGCCTGTCCAGTTTGTGGTACTGTGAACCCGCCAGATGCAAAGTTCTGTATGGGATGTGGTCTGAATTTAGAGGAAATCGTTATGACTTCTTCTGAAACCAACAAGAGATTGATATTCATTGAATCTAATT
- a CDS encoding zinc ribbon domain-containing protein has protein sequence MYCKNCGYENDDDASFCERCGANLGSVTSLPAKTGMSTTNKVLIVVVIILILGVGIAVAMLLTSNTPVANNTSNHTSVVVTDTETTSADDDTMILIDSGSMSGTDAKYDDGPFTYEWKTYQIDDENLVMYGTYVAGSKTVKQTVTLKKFDDERVEITVKPKSSGKSSWYTVTTLQGYSNVLDYYWKIFRQNREEAGPVS, from the coding sequence ATGTATTGTAAGAATTGTGGATATGAAAATGATGATGATGCATCATTCTGCGAAAGATGCGGAGCCAATTTAGGTTCTGTAACTTCTCTACCAGCTAAGACAGGTATGAGTACCACCAACAAGGTTCTCATAGTTGTTGTGATAATACTGATTTTAGGTGTTGGCATTGCTGTTGCAATGTTGTTAACAAGTAATACACCGGTGGCTAACAATACATCCAACCACACTTCAGTAGTTGTTACTGATACAGAAACTACATCGGCAGATGATGATACCATGATACTTATTGATTCAGGGAGTATGAGTGGCACTGATGCCAAATATGATGATGGTCCCTTCACCTATGAATGGAAAACGTATCAAATTGATGATGAGAACTTAGTAATGTATGGTACTTATGTTGCTGGTAGTAAAACAGTTAAACAAACTGTAACTTTAAAAAAATTTGATGATGAAAGGGTTGAAATAACCGTCAAACCAAAATCCAGTGGCAAAAGTAGTTGGTATACTGTTACAACCCTACAAGGTTATTCAAATGTTCTTGATTATTATTGGAAAATTTTCAGACAAAATCGGGAAGAAGCTGGGCCAGTTAGTTAA